caatcgcctatgtcaaatgtttgacgatgggttttgcttcaagcacccgcaaaacggaactggacctacagaatggtaccaagaaatgaaacgacaaatcgcagaagaatctattccggaaaactcaaaaaacgaggcacgccatctgtaaaagggctacaggctggcatgaaaagaaagacgctaatgaccctcaacgcaacccagaacggacgaagcgacaaaatggtattagacgccgaagtcatgggacatcgcgttcgcatacttgtggacagtggcgcgatgggcaactatatctcacccagagttgtgaatcgttaccaactaccgtggaaacacaaagaggcaccatacgagttaactgatatcgaaggaaaactttttgcctataatgacggaatcattaaccaagagactgatcatctcgaagtacagattcaaagtcattcagaagtgattcaactcgatgttatggacgtatcggaacacgacctagtgttagggtacccatggttatgggagagtaacccactgatcaactggaggacaggccaactgaagtggaacgagacttcaggccaacagaatcagcagaattcggaagaaagaacgaaatttcgtcataacttagctcatgaacagagttctgaagaaaaagaaccttcaagcaagttatccaaggaccaacgacaacaaacaagcggcagaaaagcagtcaaaacaattggatccaccgtaacgacctcgacggcgctacaaaccgggatacgaacaacaataagcaacaagaagacaaaagccaagatccgaaaggttattgccaccttaaggaaagacctcgcgaacacaaacaagaaactcgaaggagaaaagaggaacgagaacgataaagacgacaaaagcccaataacgaaagaagaaagactcaagaatatccctaaggaataccggaaatacgaaaaattattcgcagaagaattagaaaccggattaccagaacacagccaatgggatcatcagattgaattgatagacggaaagtcgacaacattccataagatttacaacttaaacgcaagagaactcgaaacactacgggagtacatcgacgagatgttagcgaaaggctacatcagagcatccacatcagaagctggatacccagttatgtttgttccaaagaaaaacgggaaactgcggttagtagtggactatcggcgattgaacgcgattaccatgaaggatcgaacaccgttgccactaatatcggaactacgggaccgattgcacggaatgaattggttcaccgctttggacctgaagggagcatacaatttgattcgaataaagaaaggccatgaatggaagacagcctttagaacgaagttcggactattcgaatacctggtaatgccattcgggcttaccaacgcaccagcgacattccaacgaatgatcaacagcgtactacgaaaatatttggacaattttgtggtagtgtatctggacgatatactgatcttctcaaaaaccctggaagaccacaaaagacatgtacacaaggtactacaagcgctacaagacgcgaagttactagtggaaccagcaaaagcaaattccatacccaggaagtagacttcctaggacacacgatacgaccaaacgagatacgaatggaaaagacaaagattgaggcagtaaggaactggccaacaccgaagaatgtcaaggacatacaaagctttagaggctttgcgaactattacaggagattcatcaagagctacggcgaaatcgcagcacccttggatgaactcaccaagaaggataagcagtggaattggaacgatgaggcgcaatgtgcctttgacaagatcaaagaactcatcacatccgaacctgttttgagaaccttcgacccagaaaaagaaacggaactagaaaccgactcatcagactttgctctaggagcacaagttggacaaagagacgatgacggaaaactacaccctattgcgttctactcgaagaaacttcatggagcagaactcaactaccccatctacgacaaagaattcctagcaatcatcaatgctttcaaggaatttagacactatctcatgggaagcaaacacaaagttaaggtgtataccgatcataagaacatctctcattttgcgacgacgcaacaattgaatggacgacaaattcgatgggccgaatatctttcagaattcgactacgaaatcatccatcgaaaaggatccgagaacggacgagcagacgctctaagtcgaagaagcgactacgatacaggagtacctacagcaacaggaccactccttgagatcaataaaaatggcaatttccagcagaaacaactgaatgccatattgaaagtacagaaagaagacccagtatacggcaaaatacaccaatgggcaacagacaatatacaacacattggggacgtaccgacgggatgcacatgccacccaggaggagtaccaatgtatggagagaaaatctggataccaccagaattacaagaagaatgcatcaaagaaatgcatgaacatccagtctacggacatcaaggaatccgcaagacactggataagatacgacgacaatacgatttctcaggaatcaagaaaatggtcgaaaaggttgtcaacgaatgcatacaatgcggaaaaagtaaggcttcacgacataagccatacggagaactgcaaccattaccagtaccaacacgaccatgggaatcgatagctttcgatcatattacgaagctaccaatgtcaaaagaaccaatgaccaacgtggaatatgacagcatattcgtggtcacggatagactcacaaaatacggatactttttaccgtacagagaagcaagcaatgcagaagaacttgcatatgtgttcttacgaacaatagcaagtaaccatggactgccagaagaaatcatatcggacagaggaagtacatttacttctaagttttggcaagcacttatggcacaacttggaacgaatcacaagttaagcaccgcataccatccacagacagatggacagacggaaagattgaaccagacgcttgaacagtatctacgatgttacatcaatcatcaacaggacgattgggttaaatggttacctacagcgcaattggcttacaatagctcgatatcagaatcgacaaagcaaacaccagcctacgccaattacggatttaatcccgaagtatttcgaacacagcgcgaaggaccgcaagcagaacgagcgatgctgcaagcagatgaactgaagagattgcacgaagaaatgcgacacgaattggaattcgtacgaaacagaatggcacaataccataatcgtaaaagatcgaagggaccaatctttggggagggagacatggtctacctactccgacgaaacatcaaaacaacgcgaccaagcgacaaattggactacaaaaaattaggaccattcgctatcaagaaaagaatatcgacaaacaactacgaactttcattaccaaagactatgaggaatcatcctatagtacacatttcacttcttgagaaagcaccaaacaatgcaccagcagaagaagacatcgaagtcatgaacgaaacggaatatgaagtagaacggatcttagacatgaggacaagaaacaaaacacgccaatatctcattaaatggaaaagctatggagacgaggaaaacacatgggaacctacggagcacctgaagaattgccagcacctattacggcagtatcaccagcagcattcaacaaggcatccccaaacacagcgttccaatccaacacgtcaatagcgcctagagattgcgcatcgataacagcctcggattcgcgacgctcctcctcctccaactcatccagcgattgcagacccaagcgagtcatttgttgacccttggtaaccaactgccgcttttggcggcgcagtcgcgctagacgggccagcgcttcattcaactcagcctgagccttgagcatttgctcttccgctctctcttcctcctgatccaaacgtttcgattcggaaataatgcgaccaactacaaggacactcattagcaaaaaacagtgacacacaaaaaggacacctacgcgagctaatcgcgacaccagaagcatcacaggaacgccc
The DNA window shown above is from Metarhizium brunneum chromosome 1, complete sequence and carries:
- the Tf2-12_0 gene encoding Transposon Tf2-12 polyprotein — translated: MAPRETTTASGSNETREGPTTISAHDMLAEIIRLRERVQQMEEERQEQATTAATIKKDLGEILRPRAPGPYDGSPGALQGFLTQLRAYHRQFPTKMEESSAKVLHAGGCMTGVALAWFEPIMRDYLNKEKDDREEETNTIFESYDEFEKAIKKAFGTVDEARAAEYYIDGLKQKGSASDYAARFRQLASQLDWEDEPLMSAFYKGLKEEVKDELYRENRPDNLSDYIAMAVRIDDRQKRDEPIAYGHTLNPGRMELDATKKDDKKEKKCYNCGKPGHFANKCKKPRKEWKPVPEGGKKQLNSTNQQKIEVTESEVEHKNLNWTFCYDDNCYVHMSSKQERGWFPKEPRKPKKKIMNFIGNGLQVAKQLVQEDLDEQSMEKRTLAMTGRKELHEPKSPEYLDEDSHQEILDWVRQQAEARKNRREQQYREEQDAQILTTFDEPEDRVREMSVDDDNAILDTPEASEDERSEEETPARLTATQEQAVQRYFPAPTGKHFAIPILAVDTTTAMENQTLWFPEGEKEDDPRLSPRHAEHTRLAWASCAFAMCQAHFQTKARLDAFPIRMKGYPIKAPYFRWELLEWRVKIINNDQTMILEPDSNTPIKCRAHTDPTDNGRSDKMVLDAEVMGHRVRILVDSGAMGNYISPRVVNRYQLPWKHKEAPYELTDIEGKLFAYNDGIINQETDHLEVQIQSHSEVIQLDVMDVSEHDLVLGYPWLWESNPLINWRTGQLKWNETSGQQNQQNSEERTKFRHNLAHEQSSEEKEPSSKLSKDQRQQTSGRKAVKTIGSTVTTSTALQTGIRTTISNKKTKAKIRKVIATLRKDLANTNKKLEGEKRNENDKDDKSPITKEERLKNIPKEYRKYEKLFAEELETGLPEHSQWDHQIELIDGKSTTFHKIYNLNARELETLREYIDEMLAKGYIRASTSEAGYPVMFVPKKNGKLRLVVDYRRLNAITMKDRTPLPLISELRDRLHGMNWFTALDLKGAYNLIRIKKGHEWKTAFRTKFGLFEYLVMPFGLTNAPATFQRMINSVLRKYLDNFVVVYLDDILIFSKTLEDHKRHVHKEVDFLGHTIRPNEIRMEKTKIEAVRNWPTPKNVKDIQSFRGFANYYRRFIKSYGEIAAPLDELTKKDKQWNWNDEAQCAFDKIKELITSEPVLRTFDPEKETELETDSSDFALGAQVGQRDDDGKLHPIAFYSKKLHGAELNYPIYDKEFLAIINAFKEFRHYLMGSKHKVKVYTDHKNISHFATTQQLNGRQIRWAEYLSEFDYEIIHRKGSENGRADALSRRSDYDTGVPTATGPLLEINKNGNFQQKQLNAILKVQKEDPVYGKIHQWATDNIQHIGDVPTGCTCHPGGVPMYGEKIWIPPELQEECIKEMHEHPVYGHQGIRKTLDKIRRQYDFSGIKKMVEKVVNECIQCGKSKASRHKPYGELQPLPVPTRPWESIAFDHITKLPMSKEPMTNVEYDSIFVVTDRLTKYGYFLPYREASNAEELAYVFLRTIASNHGLPEEIISDRGSTFTSKFWQALMAQLGTNHKLSTAYHPQTDGQTERLNQTLEQYLRCYINHQQDDWVKWLPTAQLAYNSSISESTKQTPAYANYGFNPEVFRTQREGPQAERAMLQADELKRLHEEMRHELEFVRNRMAQYHNRKRSKGPIFGEGDMVYLLRRNIKTTRPSDKLDYKKLGPFAIKKRISTNNYELSLPKTMRNHPIVHISLLEKAPNNAPAEEDIEVMNETEYEVERILDMRTRNKTRQYLIKWKSYGDEENTWEPTEHLKNCQHLLRQYHQQHSTRHPQTQRSNPTRQ